The following proteins are co-located in the Streptomyces sp. NBC_01198 genome:
- a CDS encoding xanthine dehydrogenase family protein molybdopterin-binding subunit, whose translation MTTLDAGKVIGAGIDRVDALPKVSGTAHYANDYGYPGMAHAALVRSTVAAGRIRGIDASRAELAPGVLAVISHLNAPRIQPGPMTLLGPSPPAPLQDDRVLHHGQHVAVVVADTAEQARYAATLVEVAYEPAEARLGMTDPDAEVVSNPWDLDQRRGDVAAGFAASDVVVEATYTTPDNTNNPLGLMATVALWDGDALTVHDATQWTHNVRTTLATAFGVPESGVRCLTPYVGGAFGAGLRVWPHVILTALAAREVRRPVKLVLTRPEMFTSVGHRPDSVQHVRIGATRSGDLMAVQHVSTSSVAMEDDDFEPVSLGSAVSYACPNVLTRDSQVRLNIPCPGSMRAPAEGQGNFGLESAVDELAYALGMDPLELRLRNYAETDPRSGLPWSSKALRECYEEGARRFGWSRRDPEPGSMRDGRWLVGYGVAGASYPYYQVPCQARASIRRDGSAYVRSAATDIGTGTYTVMTQLAANLLGLETSRVRFGLGDSDMPYAPQAGGSGLTGALGNAVHTACERLVKDFLDVVRDDPDSPLRGATLADVTVGGGRIHRTGAADQGESYAEILARHGIEELSADGRSTPPDAEHLGMSTAGAFGAKFVEVRIDPDIGVLRVARVVSAVDGGRILNRKTATSQIIGGTVGGIGQALFENTETDQRTGRIANATFGDYLIPVNADIPDIEVVFVGGSDRATPVGTKGVGEVGLVGTAAAVANAVHHATGRRLRSLPLTIEQLLL comes from the coding sequence ATGACCACCCTTGACGCGGGCAAGGTGATCGGCGCGGGCATCGACCGGGTGGACGCGCTGCCGAAGGTCTCCGGCACCGCCCACTACGCCAACGACTACGGGTATCCCGGCATGGCGCATGCCGCGCTGGTGCGCAGCACGGTGGCGGCAGGGCGGATCCGCGGCATCGACGCCTCCCGCGCGGAGCTGGCGCCCGGCGTCCTCGCGGTCATCTCCCATCTGAACGCGCCACGAATCCAGCCGGGCCCGATGACGCTGCTCGGCCCCTCCCCGCCCGCCCCGCTGCAGGACGACCGCGTCCTGCACCACGGCCAGCACGTCGCCGTGGTGGTGGCCGACACCGCGGAGCAGGCCAGATACGCCGCGACGCTCGTCGAGGTGGCCTACGAACCGGCCGAGGCCCGGCTCGGCATGACGGACCCGGACGCCGAGGTCGTGAGCAACCCCTGGGACCTCGACCAGCGACGCGGCGACGTGGCGGCCGGTTTCGCCGCCTCCGACGTGGTGGTCGAGGCGACCTACACCACCCCCGACAACACCAACAACCCGCTCGGGCTGATGGCCACCGTCGCGCTGTGGGACGGCGACGCGCTCACCGTCCACGACGCCACCCAGTGGACGCACAACGTGCGGACCACGCTCGCCACCGCCTTCGGCGTCCCCGAGAGCGGCGTCAGGTGCCTCACGCCTTACGTCGGCGGCGCGTTCGGGGCGGGGTTGCGGGTGTGGCCGCACGTCATCCTCACCGCGCTCGCCGCCCGCGAGGTGCGCCGGCCGGTCAAACTGGTGCTCACCAGGCCGGAGATGTTCACCTCGGTGGGCCACCGCCCGGACAGCGTGCAGCACGTCAGGATCGGCGCCACCCGCTCCGGTGACCTGATGGCGGTCCAGCACGTGAGCACGTCGTCGGTGGCGATGGAGGACGACGACTTCGAGCCGGTCTCGCTCGGCTCCGCCGTCTCCTACGCCTGCCCCAACGTGCTGACCCGCGACAGCCAGGTCCGGCTGAACATCCCCTGCCCGGGGTCGATGCGCGCCCCGGCCGAGGGCCAGGGCAACTTCGGCCTGGAGTCGGCCGTCGACGAACTCGCCTACGCCCTCGGCATGGACCCGCTCGAACTGCGGCTGCGGAACTACGCGGAGACCGATCCGCGCTCCGGACTGCCCTGGTCGAGCAAGGCCCTGCGCGAGTGCTACGAGGAGGGCGCGCGCCGCTTCGGCTGGTCGCGCCGCGACCCGGAACCCGGGTCGATGCGGGACGGCCGCTGGCTGGTCGGCTACGGGGTCGCCGGCGCCTCCTACCCCTACTACCAGGTGCCCTGCCAGGCGCGCGCCTCGATCCGCCGGGACGGATCGGCGTACGTGCGCAGCGCGGCCACCGACATCGGGACGGGCACGTACACCGTCATGACCCAACTCGCGGCGAACCTGCTCGGGTTGGAGACGTCCCGGGTGCGCTTCGGCCTCGGCGACTCGGACATGCCCTACGCACCGCAGGCGGGCGGCTCGGGCCTGACCGGGGCGCTCGGCAACGCCGTGCACACCGCCTGCGAGCGCCTGGTGAAGGACTTCCTCGACGTCGTCCGCGACGACCCGGACTCCCCGCTGCGCGGCGCCACCCTCGCCGACGTCACCGTGGGCGGCGGCCGCATCCACCGCACCGGGGCGGCCGACCAGGGCGAGTCGTACGCGGAGATCCTCGCGCGGCACGGAATCGAGGAGCTGAGCGCCGACGGGCGCAGCACCCCGCCGGACGCCGAGCACCTCGGGATGTCCACCGCCGGGGCCTTCGGGGCGAAGTTCGTCGAGGTCAGGATCGACCCCGACATCGGCGTGCTGCGGGTGGCCCGGGTCGTCTCGGCGGTCGACGGCGGCCGGATCCTCAACCGGAAGACCGCCACCAGCCAGATCATCGGCGGGACCGTGGGCGGCATCGGCCAGGCGCTGTTCGAGAACACCGAGACCGACCAGCGCACCGGCCGCATCGCCAACGCCACCTTCGGCGACTACCTGATCCCGGTGAACGCCGACATCCCCGACATCGAGGTGGTCTTCGTCGGCGGCTCCGACCGGGCAACGCCGGTGGGGACGAAGGGAGTCGGGGAGGTCGGACTGGTCGGCACCGCCGCGGCCGTCGCCAACGCGGTCCACCACGCCACCGGGCGCCGGCTGCGGTCGCTGCCGCTCACGATCGAGCAGCTGCTCCTCTGA
- a CDS encoding DUF5996 family protein — MDVFPPLPLESWRDTKETLHRFLQIVGKIRLEGSPRRNHWWNVPFHLTGQGITTRPMGPIRGGDAFCVDFDFVAHRLLVRTLSGREVSFPLADRSVADFYRDTVTALVALEIEAAPQHPFPYDLPDARRAFAEDHEHRSYDPAAVTRYWRILSQVNLLLEEYAAGFSGKTSPVHHFWHTFDIAVTRFSEREITPPDGADPVTREAYSREVISAGFWFGDDTVPAPAFYSYTAPEPDGLADQPLYPGAARWSEARGSHIALLMYDDARATTDPRSTALGFLESAYRAGAELTGWERRRECPGGITDPRLRTIPAAG; from the coding sequence GTGGACGTCTTCCCACCCCTGCCCCTGGAGTCCTGGCGGGACACGAAGGAGACCCTGCACCGCTTCCTGCAGATCGTCGGCAAGATCCGGCTGGAGGGCAGCCCGCGCCGCAACCACTGGTGGAACGTGCCGTTCCATCTGACCGGGCAGGGCATCACCACCCGCCCGATGGGCCCGATCCGCGGCGGCGACGCCTTCTGCGTCGACTTCGACTTCGTCGCCCACCGCCTCCTGGTGCGTACGCTGTCCGGCCGCGAGGTGTCCTTCCCGCTGGCGGACCGCTCGGTCGCCGACTTCTACCGGGACACCGTCACCGCGCTGGTCGCGCTGGAGATCGAGGCCGCCCCGCAGCACCCGTTCCCCTACGACCTGCCCGACGCGCGCCGGGCCTTCGCCGAGGACCACGAGCACCGCAGCTACGACCCCGCGGCGGTCACCCGCTACTGGCGCATCCTCAGCCAGGTGAACCTGCTGCTCGAGGAGTACGCGGCGGGCTTCTCCGGCAAGACCAGCCCGGTCCACCACTTCTGGCACACGTTCGACATCGCCGTGACCCGCTTCTCCGAGCGCGAGATCACCCCGCCGGACGGCGCCGACCCGGTCACCCGCGAGGCGTACTCCCGGGAGGTGATCAGCGCCGGCTTCTGGTTCGGCGACGACACCGTGCCGGCCCCCGCCTTCTACTCCTACACCGCCCCCGAGCCGGACGGCCTGGCCGACCAGCCGCTGTATCCGGGGGCCGCCCGGTGGTCGGAGGCCCGCGGCAGCCATATCGCGCTGCTGATGTACGACGACGCCCGCGCCACCACCGACCCCCGATCCACCGCCCTGGGCTTCCTGGAGAGCGCCTACCGCGCGGGGGCCGAGCTGACCGGCTGGGAGCGCCGCCGCGAGTGCCCCGGCGGCATCACCGACCCGCGGCTGCGCACCATCCCGGCGGCCGGCTGA
- a CDS encoding MarR family winged helix-turn-helix transcriptional regulator, with protein MKSQPLLGHPACLLTQLDVHVQEQVTALLTPLGISPRQYGVLSLLSEQDGLSQHELCRALNIHRNVMVDLVDELEARGLAQRRRHPADRRAHALHLLPAGRQLHAEAEALLDRFEAKLLGGLDVDEATAFVALLQRVSVDAGLITLTRPGITGP; from the coding sequence GTGAAGTCGCAGCCACTCCTCGGGCACCCCGCGTGCCTGCTGACCCAGCTCGACGTCCATGTGCAGGAGCAGGTCACCGCCCTGCTGACGCCGCTGGGCATCAGCCCGCGCCAGTACGGCGTCCTCAGCCTGCTCAGCGAGCAGGACGGGCTCAGCCAGCACGAGCTGTGCCGGGCACTGAACATCCACCGCAATGTGATGGTCGACCTGGTCGACGAGCTGGAGGCACGCGGCCTGGCCCAGCGTCGCCGCCATCCCGCTGACCGCCGCGCCCACGCCCTCCACCTGCTGCCGGCCGGCCGCCAGCTGCACGCCGAGGCCGAGGCGCTGCTCGACCGCTTCGAGGCGAAGCTGCTCGGCGGCCTCGACGTGGACGAGGCGACGGCCTTCGTCGCCCTGCTGCAGCGGGTCAGCGTCGACGCCGGGCTGATCACCCTCACCCGCCCGGGCATCACCGGCCCCTGA
- a CDS encoding (2Fe-2S)-binding protein, with protein MSRTDETVRPALQAAWDRPEVDVTLRVNGGRHRLRLDARVTLLDALRDHLGLTGAKKGCDQGACGACTVLLDGKRVVSCLVLAAQCEGREVTTVEALSQGDEPHPVQAAFARHDAFQCGYCTPGQIMSAVALIAEGRAGSDEDVKEFMSGNLCRCGAYPNIRAAVRDAAGG; from the coding sequence ATGTCACGAACCGACGAGACGGTACGCCCGGCGCTCCAGGCGGCCTGGGACCGGCCGGAGGTCGACGTCACGCTTCGCGTCAACGGCGGCAGGCACCGGTTGCGGCTGGACGCGCGGGTCACCCTGCTGGATGCGCTGCGTGACCACCTCGGCCTCACCGGGGCGAAGAAAGGCTGCGACCAGGGTGCCTGCGGGGCGTGCACCGTGCTGCTCGACGGCAAGCGGGTGGTGTCCTGCCTGGTGCTCGCCGCCCAGTGCGAGGGGCGGGAGGTCACCACCGTCGAGGCCCTTTCGCAGGGCGACGAGCCGCACCCGGTGCAGGCCGCCTTCGCCCGGCACGACGCCTTCCAGTGCGGTTACTGCACTCCCGGCCAGATCATGTCGGCGGTCGCGCTCATCGCCGAGGGGCGGGCCGGCTCCGACGAGGACGTCAAGGAGTTCATGAGCGGCAACCTCTGCCGCTGCGGCGCCTACCCGAACATCCGGGCCGCCGTGCGCGACGCGGCGGGAGGGTGA
- a CDS encoding galactose-binding domain-containing protein: MSIRGKRLRPPGRGPLRRFGIGLLAAAAVATVTLAGSGQASASASAKVTVPASAGAAKAAAAKPAAQPAAVQPAAVPAAPAGFTTTWSDDFNGAANTGLNTDTWRYDAGAGWTFGTGEIETMTNSTANVYQDGSGHLVLKALHTGTDPAANWTSGRVETQADGFGAQPGGVVRMQASIQQPNVTTANGAGYWPAFWMLGSPLRVGVPWPGSGEVDILEDINGRSSVFGTLHCGVGSGGPCNETSGVGSGERACSGCQTGYHTYAVEVDRSTSPEQIRWYLDGANYFTLSSNQVDAAAWANAVDHSFYIIFDLAIGGGFPAAFGGGPNAATVSGGQLNVDYVAVYNKSPDHGTNIAKGKPTTSSSNESATFPASNATDGDITTRWSSGFSDPQWVQVDLGQNYDLTHATLTWEAAAASAYQLQTSTNGTTWTTVYTNNNSPADLQDTNLSATARYVRVYATSRASQYGDSLYELALYGTPSSGGGDPGGGTATLLSQGKTATASSSENASFTASNAVDGNTGTRWSSAFSDPQWLQVDLGASHSISQVVLNWEAAAGKAYQIQTSSDGANWTTVYSTTTSTGGVQTLPVTGTGRYVRVNGTARTTQYGYSLWEFQVYGT, from the coding sequence ATGTCGATCAGAGGCAAGCGATTGCGGCCGCCGGGCCGCGGACCGCTCAGGCGGTTCGGGATCGGTCTGCTGGCCGCCGCGGCTGTGGCGACCGTCACACTGGCCGGCTCCGGCCAGGCGTCGGCGTCGGCGTCGGCGAAGGTCACGGTGCCCGCGTCCGCCGGGGCCGCTAAGGCCGCCGCCGCGAAGCCCGCAGCCCAGCCGGCCGCCGTACAGCCCGCCGCCGTGCCCGCCGCGCCGGCCGGCTTCACCACCACCTGGAGCGACGACTTCAACGGTGCCGCCAACACGGGCCTGAACACCGACACCTGGCGTTACGACGCAGGCGCCGGCTGGACCTTCGGCACCGGCGAGATCGAGACGATGACCAACAGCACGGCCAACGTCTACCAGGACGGCAGCGGCCACCTGGTGCTCAAGGCCCTGCACACCGGCACCGACCCGGCCGCCAACTGGACCTCGGGCCGGGTCGAGACCCAGGCCGACGGCTTCGGCGCGCAGCCGGGCGGCGTCGTCCGGATGCAGGCGTCCATCCAGCAGCCCAACGTGACCACCGCCAACGGCGCGGGCTACTGGCCGGCGTTCTGGATGCTCGGCTCGCCGCTGCGGGTCGGCGTGCCGTGGCCCGGGTCCGGCGAGGTCGACATCCTGGAGGACATCAACGGCCGTAGCTCCGTCTTCGGCACCCTGCACTGCGGTGTCGGCTCCGGCGGCCCCTGCAACGAGACCAGCGGCGTCGGCAGCGGCGAACGCGCCTGCTCCGGCTGCCAGACCGGCTACCACACCTACGCGGTGGAGGTCGACCGCTCGACCTCGCCCGAGCAGATCCGCTGGTATCTGGACGGCGCCAACTACTTCACGCTCAGCTCCAACCAGGTGGACGCGGCGGCCTGGGCCAACGCGGTGGACCACAGCTTCTACATCATCTTCGACCTGGCGATCGGCGGCGGCTTCCCGGCGGCCTTCGGCGGCGGCCCCAACGCCGCCACCGTCTCCGGCGGCCAGCTGAACGTCGACTACGTGGCCGTCTACAACAAGTCGCCCGACCACGGCACCAACATCGCCAAGGGCAAGCCGACCACGTCCTCGTCCAACGAGAGCGCGACCTTCCCGGCGTCCAACGCCACGGACGGCGACATCACCACCCGTTGGTCCAGCGGCTTCTCCGACCCGCAGTGGGTCCAGGTCGACCTCGGCCAGAACTACGACCTCACGCACGCGACGCTCACCTGGGAGGCGGCGGCAGCATCCGCCTACCAGTTGCAGACGTCCACCAACGGCACGACCTGGACCACCGTCTACACCAACAACAACAGCCCAGCCGACCTCCAGGACACCAACCTGTCGGCAACCGCCCGCTATGTGCGGGTCTACGCCACCAGCAGAGCCTCGCAGTACGGCGACTCGCTGTACGAACTCGCGCTGTACGGCACCCCGTCCTCCGGCGGCGGCGACCCGGGCGGCGGCACGGCGACCCTGCTCTCGCAGGGGAAGACGGCGACCGCCTCGTCCTCGGAGAACGCCAGCTTCACCGCCTCGAACGCGGTGGACGGCAACACCGGCACCCGCTGGTCGAGCGCCTTCTCCGACCCGCAGTGGCTGCAGGTCGACCTCGGCGCGAGCCACAGCATCAGCCAGGTCGTCCTCAACTGGGAGGCGGCGGCGGGCAAGGCGTACCAGATCCAGACCTCGTCCGACGGCGCTAACTGGACGACCGTCTACAGCACCACGACCAGCACCGGCGGCGTCCAGACCCTTCCGGTCACCGGCACCGGCCGCTACGTCAGGGTCAACGGCACCGCCCGCACCACGCAGTACGGCTACTCGCTCTGGGAGTTCCAGGTCTACGGCACCTGA
- a CDS encoding FAD binding domain-containing protein, with amino-acid sequence MRPFAYVPATGAEQAVAAVTGDPGASFLAGGTTQLDLMKDGVLGPDRLVDISRLPLRGTSAGETALRVGALTTMEELAADPVVVRRLPFVREALLQGASVQLRNLATIGGNLLQRARCRYFRDPAVAACNKRSPGSGCAAITGVQRMHAVLGTSEHCIALHASDLAVPLTALDAVVHVQGVGGTRKIPLNRFYLLPGATPQVENVLEHGEMITAVEVPLLPETAASHYLKVRDRASYEFALASAGVALVIEDGLIRQARVALGGVGTVPWRAWDAEEILRGSPADAGVFRAAADAAMAGARPLPGTEFKVDLARRTLVRALETVAGAHS; translated from the coding sequence ATGCGGCCCTTCGCGTACGTGCCCGCGACCGGCGCGGAGCAGGCCGTCGCCGCCGTGACGGGCGACCCCGGCGCCTCCTTCCTGGCCGGCGGCACCACCCAGCTCGACCTCATGAAGGACGGCGTCCTCGGACCCGACCGGCTGGTCGACATCAGCCGGCTGCCGCTGCGCGGCACCAGCGCCGGTGAGACGGCCCTGCGGGTGGGGGCGCTCACCACGATGGAGGAACTCGCGGCCGACCCCGTCGTCGTCCGCCGGCTGCCCTTCGTCCGTGAGGCGCTGCTGCAGGGCGCGTCGGTGCAGCTGCGCAACCTGGCGACCATCGGCGGCAACCTCCTGCAGCGGGCCCGCTGCCGCTACTTCAGGGATCCCGCGGTCGCCGCGTGCAACAAGCGCTCGCCGGGCTCCGGTTGCGCCGCCATCACCGGCGTCCAGCGGATGCACGCCGTGCTCGGCACCAGCGAGCACTGCATCGCGCTGCACGCCTCGGACCTGGCGGTGCCGCTGACCGCACTGGACGCGGTCGTCCACGTCCAGGGCGTGGGCGGGACGCGCAAGATCCCGCTGAACCGGTTCTATCTGCTGCCGGGGGCCACCCCGCAGGTGGAGAACGTGCTGGAGCACGGGGAGATGATCACCGCCGTCGAGGTGCCGCTGCTCCCCGAGACGGCCGCGTCGCACTACCTCAAGGTGCGCGACCGGGCCTCGTACGAGTTCGCCCTGGCGTCGGCCGGCGTCGCCCTGGTGATCGAGGACGGCCTGATCCGGCAGGCGCGCGTCGCGCTCGGCGGGGTGGGCACCGTCCCCTGGCGGGCGTGGGACGCCGAGGAGATCCTGCGCGGGTCCCCGGCCGACGCCGGGGTCTTCCGGGCCGCGGCGGACGCCGCGATGGCCGGCGCCCGGCCGCTGCCCGGCACGGAGTTCAAAGTCGATCTGGCCCGCCGCACCCTGGTGCGGGCCCTGGAGACCGTCGCGGGAGCGCACTCATGA
- a CDS encoding FtsX-like permease family protein yields MWNARAATAQKIAAFANLLAAMLGAALLSATTLALAAALDGPPPSAPQRLAAARTVVRGLDVLHVSGTRGARLPEPVPLPGALVGALKALGPTVEDRTFPVRADHVPGDIQGHPWSTAALAGYHLSAGRAPTAPNEAAVAGGWAAPGATVRTGSGTLHIVGTLAPATEDSLFLTDARAAEIDPPLRQLAVQADPARVSALVAREGGATVLRGKGLRAADPGGRQDDLTPLAVVLGTSAGVTGFVVVFVVSSTTALSVAGRRREFGLLRTIGATPGQLRRTVLAESLLLALPASAAGCGLGGAYGARLLARWAVNGGLAPGWYTVSGHTHLWPYPVSFATGVAAALCGSVAASWRAGRTAPAEALRAADADRRALTPGRAVAGGALLLGALALAAYTLTSDPSDLLHRKSYVSRPMLLISAVSLLSPALVRPLVRLLAVRGMLVREQAAAAVRRTAAVAGPVLVTVALAGSLLGGVATVNAAKSAEIRRATTADLVLTAAGGLDAAALARAGAVPGVARASAVTTGTVFTREDGVALIRSDAWAVDPATLPGTARLPLVAGRLADLDDDSIVVNAEWQQHTVGCRVTVWLADGTRRTLRVAAVLATGTGGNGVYLTPHNSPRGAAPTLVRFRLAPAADPAAVTAALHRAVAGAEIRTGAAWARATAPHTTAATRLGLALTLGIALAYAALALAAALAMSTASRARDLTLLRLSGATRLQVLRLVAAESLLVVAVGAVLGLPVALLDLAGMRAALAGLGVHSPLVLPWQALGGTVAACAAVAVAASVVPAALLMAVRGAAARS; encoded by the coding sequence ATGTGGAACGCCCGCGCCGCGACGGCGCAAAAGATCGCCGCGTTTGCCAACCTGTTGGCCGCGATGCTGGGCGCCGCCCTCCTGAGCGCCACGACCCTCGCCCTGGCCGCAGCCCTGGACGGCCCCCCACCGAGCGCGCCGCAGCGCTTGGCCGCGGCCAGGACCGTGGTCCGGGGCCTGGACGTGTTGCACGTCAGCGGCACCCGGGGCGCGCGGCTGCCGGAGCCGGTGCCGTTGCCCGGCGCCCTGGTGGGCGCGTTGAAGGCGCTGGGCCCCACCGTCGAGGACCGCACTTTCCCGGTGCGGGCCGACCACGTCCCGGGGGACATCCAGGGGCACCCCTGGAGCACCGCGGCCCTCGCGGGGTACCACCTCAGCGCGGGCCGCGCCCCGACCGCCCCGAACGAGGCCGCCGTCGCGGGCGGTTGGGCGGCGCCCGGCGCCACCGTGAGGACGGGCAGCGGCACGCTGCACATCGTGGGCACCCTCGCACCCGCCACCGAGGACTCCCTGTTCCTCACCGACGCCCGCGCCGCCGAAATCGACCCGCCGCTGCGCCAGTTGGCGGTGCAGGCGGACCCCGCCAGGGTGAGCGCACTGGTCGCGCGGGAGGGCGGCGCCACCGTCCTGAGGGGCAAAGGGCTGCGCGCCGCGGACCCCGGCGGCCGGCAGGACGACCTCACCCCGCTCGCCGTCGTGCTCGGCACGTCCGCCGGCGTCACCGGCTTCGTCGTCGTCTTCGTCGTGTCGTCCACGACGGCCCTGTCGGTGGCCGGCCGCCGCCGCGAGTTCGGCCTGCTGCGCACGATCGGCGCGACGCCGGGCCAGTTGCGCCGCACGGTGCTGGCCGAGTCGCTGCTGCTCGCGCTGCCCGCGTCCGCCGCCGGATGCGGTCTGGGCGGGGCGTACGGCGCGCGGCTGTTGGCCCGCTGGGCCGTCAACGGCGGTCTGGCGCCCGGCTGGTACACGGTGAGCGGCCACACCCACCTGTGGCCGTACCCCGTGTCCTTCGCCACCGGCGTGGCCGCGGCCCTGTGCGGCAGCGTCGCCGCGTCCTGGCGGGCGGGCCGCACCGCGCCGGCGGAGGCGTTGCGCGCGGCGGACGCCGACCGCCGCGCGCTCACCCCGGGCCGGGCCGTGGCGGGCGGCGCCCTGCTGCTGGGCGCGCTGGCCCTGGCGGCGTACACGCTCACGAGCGACCCTTCCGACCTGCTGCACCGCAAGTCGTACGTCAGCCGCCCGATGCTGCTGATCAGCGCGGTGTCCCTGCTGTCGCCCGCGCTGGTGCGCCCGTTGGTGCGGCTGCTGGCTGTACGCGGCATGCTCGTACGGGAGCAGGCCGCCGCGGCGGTGCGGCGCACGGCGGCGGTCGCCGGGCCGGTGCTGGTCACCGTGGCGCTGGCGGGGTCGCTGCTGGGCGGGGTGGCGACGGTGAACGCCGCCAAGTCCGCGGAGATCCGCCGGGCGACGACGGCCGACCTGGTGCTGACCGCGGCCGGCGGGCTGGACGCGGCGGCCCTCGCCCGGGCCGGCGCGGTGCCGGGCGTGGCCCGGGCCTCGGCGGTGACCACCGGCACCGTCTTCACACGCGAGGACGGCGTCGCCCTGATCCGTTCCGACGCCTGGGCCGTCGATCCGGCCACCCTGCCGGGCACGGCCCGACTCCCGCTCGTCGCCGGGCGGTTGGCGGACCTGGACGACGACTCCATCGTCGTCAACGCCGAATGGCAGCAGCACACCGTCGGCTGCCGCGTCACCGTGTGGCTCGCCGACGGCACTCGCCGCACCCTGCGGGTCGCCGCGGTGCTGGCGACCGGGACCGGCGGCAACGGCGTCTACCTGACCCCGCACAACAGCCCGCGGGGCGCCGCCCCCACCCTGGTCCGCTTCCGGCTGGCCCCGGCCGCGGACCCGGCGGCGGTCACGGCCGCGCTGCACCGGGCGGTCGCGGGCGCGGAGATACGCACCGGCGCGGCCTGGGCCCGTGCCACCGCCCCGCACACCACCGCGGCGACACGGCTTGGCCTCGCCCTCACGCTGGGCATCGCCCTGGCCTACGCCGCCCTCGCCCTGGCGGCCGCCCTGGCCATGTCCACCGCGTCCCGCGCCCGCGACCTCACGCTGCTGCGGCTGTCCGGCGCCACCCGCCTCCAGGTGCTGCGCCTGGTGGCCGCCGAGTCGCTGCTGGTGGTGGCCGTCGGCGCCGTCCTCGGCCTGCCGGTCGCGCTGCTCGACCTGGCCGGCATGCGGGCCGCGTTGGCGGGCCTGGGCGTGCACTCGCCCCTCGTGCTGCCCTGGCAGGCGCTCGGCGGCACGGTCGCGGCGTGCGCGGCTGTCGCGGTGGCGGCGTCCGTGGTCCCCGCGGCCCTGCTGATGGCGGTCAGAGGAGCAGCTGCTCGATCGTGA
- a CDS encoding L,D-transpeptidase yields MTEHTAADTATRVEEAAPGSRGGRGAWGIRGARGRRGLMALALGAVLLGAAACGGNSGGSSAGSQDGKNGSSANGSAASDASQATVTVLPKNGATGVDTAGALKVSAAKGKLTKVAVTAQDGTAVDGAISADGTSWTPKGNLRTHTKYSVTATATDTAGKAASQQSSFTTLKPAGSAANYGVFNVDQGATYGVGMEVSIRFNRSVTNQADVRHAISVTTTPSVPVEGHWFSAQRIDFRPQNYWAPGTKVTLHLKLDGVKTSKTSYGQQYKDVSFTIGRSQTSVADNKAKTLTIYRDGKHLKTYPASLGDPQHTTYNGKMVIEEKDKVVDMDSQTVGLGNAYHIKDVPHGMRLSDSGTFSHGNYWRPASVFGHQNTSHGCVGLRDVKGGNDPSTPAAWFYNNSLIGDVIQVVNSPDKVIAPSNGLNGWNMSWSQWVED; encoded by the coding sequence ATGACGGAGCACACGGCGGCCGACACGGCCACCAGGGTGGAGGAGGCGGCGCCGGGCAGCCGGGGCGGCCGAGGTGCCTGGGGCATACGCGGCGCACGCGGCAGGAGAGGGCTGATGGCGCTCGCGCTGGGCGCCGTCCTGCTCGGCGCCGCGGCCTGCGGGGGCAACTCGGGCGGGAGTTCCGCCGGCTCGCAGGACGGTAAGAACGGCAGCTCGGCCAACGGATCGGCGGCGTCCGACGCCTCGCAGGCGACGGTCACCGTGCTGCCGAAGAACGGCGCCACCGGTGTGGACACCGCGGGCGCGCTGAAGGTCTCGGCCGCCAAGGGCAAGCTGACCAAGGTCGCGGTGACCGCGCAGGACGGCACCGCCGTCGACGGCGCGATATCCGCCGACGGCACCAGCTGGACGCCGAAGGGCAACCTGCGCACCCACACGAAGTACTCCGTCACCGCCACCGCCACGGACACCGCGGGCAAGGCCGCCAGCCAGCAGTCGTCGTTCACCACCCTGAAGCCGGCGGGCTCCGCCGCCAACTACGGGGTCTTCAACGTCGACCAGGGCGCGACCTACGGCGTGGGCATGGAGGTGTCGATCCGCTTCAACAGGTCCGTCACCAACCAGGCCGACGTGCGCCACGCGATCAGCGTCACCACCACCCCCAGCGTCCCGGTCGAGGGCCACTGGTTCAGCGCCCAGCGGATCGACTTCCGCCCCCAGAACTACTGGGCCCCCGGCACCAAGGTCACGCTGCACCTCAAGCTCGACGGCGTGAAGACGTCCAAGACGAGCTACGGGCAGCAGTACAAGGACGTGTCCTTCACCATCGGCCGCTCGCAGACCTCGGTGGCCGACAACAAGGCGAAGACGCTGACGATCTACCGCGACGGCAAGCACCTCAAGACCTACCCCGCCAGCCTCGGCGACCCGCAGCACACCACCTACAACGGCAAGATGGTGATCGAGGAGAAGGACAAGGTGGTGGACATGGACTCCCAGACCGTCGGTCTGGGCAACGCCTACCACATCAAGGACGTCCCGCACGGCATGCGGCTGTCGGACTCCGGCACCTTCTCGCACGGCAACTACTGGCGCCCCGCCTCCGTCTTCGGCCACCAGAACACCAGCCACGGCTGCGTCGGCCTGCGGGACGTCAAGGGCGGCAACGACCCGAGCACCCCGGCCGCCTGGTTCTACAACAACTCGCTGATCGGCGACGTCATCCAGGTCGTCAACTCCCCCGACAAGGTCATCGCCCCGAGCAACGGCCTCAACGGCTGGAACATGTCCTGGTCGCAGTGGGTCGAGGACTGA